From a region of the Pseudooceanicola aestuarii genome:
- a CDS encoding beta strand repeat-containing protein has protein sequence MSYHNFFMRSASAGAVCAVIGAAAYANTPEAGSVIGNQAVATYLNASGDTITVTSNTVETIVQQVAGVTLTSDNDETIAPGGKAFLPHIITNDGNGPDSFDLTATENGSGTLDTTQLVFYPDADMDGVADSATAITTTPTLAPGEQFGVVIEAAVASNATGDETIAVVATSALTNTVTAANTDTLTISNDAIVELVKSMNVDASSGGDPSIVDAGDTVTITLTYSSTGLTAANNYVVEDVLDANLLYVEDSARWSDAPGVLDDDNATTAVDGTNGSGETIAWDYDDTQTVNFTLSSVGSGRSGSVTFEAVIASTANAGIIPNTATQEVDGVIFPPSNTASVTVDNEYSVAIADTAINSDGSPNLATTSATDDDTFNNDIVTETTDVYQGGTIRQEFVLTNLSNEADSLSVAVDNVDFPAGTTFRFVGADGVTPVIGSVGPLAIGESAKVTLLATLPSDVTPTAAAAYTATLTTTSDGSGVSDTSTAEFTGAVLAAAVDLENTDPTARGDGAFPTNGANPWISTSTDPGVPVTFDMLVENEGPNSESYNISLAQALPTGWTAEFRLTDGTLVSNTGTIPAGDSKTFQVIITPDENAAPGNTPIDIAIVSAVSGQGDRIVNQVAVNAVHDVQIIDDQNAQAAPGGIVDMLHTITNNGNVTVTEGSITETGLTNFSGAIFLDADGDGVVDPAETVIDNFSDIAGGLAPGESVSVIYRVQTPSTSTSGVSEIGTLALGSSLNGGTATDGDTTNNAVEDRVVIVSGDVTLTKYQYVDPTCTGAAGVLTKTRQDVEQGQCIRYRVEAENTGTADASNVTISDAAPAYTTITDCGGACARTVFPGGSTSSASSTSVSSSHGTILPGGFARLEFTVKVNE, from the coding sequence GTGTCTTATCATAATTTCTTCATGCGCTCGGCCAGCGCGGGGGCGGTCTGTGCCGTCATCGGCGCCGCGGCCTACGCAAATACGCCCGAGGCGGGATCGGTGATCGGCAACCAGGCCGTCGCGACCTATCTCAACGCTTCGGGTGACACGATCACCGTGACCTCCAACACCGTCGAGACGATCGTGCAGCAGGTCGCAGGGGTCACCCTGACCTCCGACAATGACGAGACGATCGCCCCGGGCGGCAAGGCCTTCCTGCCACACATCATCACCAACGATGGCAACGGTCCCGACAGCTTTGACCTGACGGCGACCGAGAACGGCTCCGGCACGCTGGATACCACGCAGCTGGTGTTCTACCCGGATGCGGATATGGATGGCGTCGCCGACAGCGCCACTGCCATCACGACCACGCCGACCCTGGCGCCCGGCGAACAATTCGGCGTCGTGATCGAGGCGGCGGTCGCCTCCAATGCCACCGGAGACGAGACGATCGCGGTGGTCGCAACCTCCGCACTGACCAACACGGTGACGGCGGCCAATACCGATACGCTGACGATTTCCAACGATGCCATCGTCGAACTGGTCAAGTCGATGAATGTCGATGCCAGTTCCGGCGGGGATCCCTCCATCGTCGATGCGGGCGATACGGTCACCATCACCCTGACCTATTCCAGCACCGGCCTGACCGCCGCCAACAACTATGTGGTCGAGGACGTCCTGGACGCCAACCTGCTCTATGTCGAGGACAGTGCCAGGTGGTCCGATGCTCCGGGCGTTCTGGACGATGACAATGCAACCACGGCCGTCGATGGCACCAACGGGTCGGGAGAGACGATCGCCTGGGATTACGACGACACCCAGACGGTCAACTTCACCCTGTCCTCTGTCGGCTCCGGCCGGTCGGGCAGCGTGACCTTCGAGGCGGTGATCGCAAGTACCGCCAATGCGGGGATCATTCCCAACACCGCCACCCAGGAAGTCGATGGCGTCATCTTCCCGCCGTCGAACACGGCATCGGTCACGGTGGACAATGAATATTCCGTCGCCATCGCGGATACCGCGATCAATTCCGACGGATCGCCCAACCTCGCCACCACCTCGGCCACCGATGACGATACGTTCAACAACGATATCGTGACCGAAACCACCGACGTCTACCAAGGCGGCACGATCCGTCAGGAATTCGTCCTGACCAACCTGTCAAACGAAGCCGACAGCCTGTCTGTCGCCGTGGACAATGTCGATTTCCCGGCGGGCACCACCTTCCGCTTTGTCGGGGCGGACGGCGTGACGCCCGTCATCGGCTCCGTCGGGCCGCTTGCCATCGGGGAGAGCGCCAAGGTGACGCTGCTGGCCACACTGCCGAGCGATGTCACCCCGACCGCTGCGGCGGCCTACACCGCGACACTGACCACCACCTCCGACGGCTCCGGCGTATCAGACACCTCGACCGCGGAATTCACCGGTGCGGTTCTGGCGGCAGCCGTGGATCTGGAAAACACGGATCCGACCGCGCGGGGCGACGGGGCCTTCCCCACCAATGGCGCCAACCCCTGGATCAGCACGTCGACGGATCCCGGTGTCCCGGTGACCTTCGACATGCTGGTGGAAAATGAAGGACCGAATTCCGAAAGCTACAACATCTCTCTCGCCCAGGCCCTGCCGACCGGCTGGACGGCTGAATTCCGACTGACCGACGGCACCCTGGTGTCCAACACCGGCACCATTCCCGCCGGGGACAGCAAGACCTTCCAGGTGATCATCACACCCGATGAAAATGCCGCGCCGGGCAATACGCCCATCGATATCGCCATCGTTTCCGCCGTGTCGGGGCAGGGCGACCGGATCGTCAACCAGGTGGCGGTCAACGCGGTGCATGACGTCCAGATCATCGACGACCAGAACGCCCAGGCAGCGCCCGGCGGGATCGTCGACATGCTGCACACGATCACCAACAACGGGAACGTGACGGTCACCGAAGGGTCCATCACCGAAACCGGACTGACCAACTTCTCCGGGGCCATTTTCCTGGATGCCGATGGCGATGGCGTAGTCGATCCGGCGGAAACCGTCATCGACAACTTCTCCGATATTGCCGGCGGCCTCGCCCCGGGAGAGAGCGTTTCGGTGATCTACCGGGTACAGACGCCCTCCACCTCCACCAGCGGCGTGTCCGAGATCGGCACCCTTGCCCTGGGCAGCAGCCTGAACGGCGGCACCGCCACAGACGGGGATACCACCAACAACGCGGTGGAAGATCGGGTGGTGATCGTCTCGGGTGACGTGACCCTGACGAAGTACCAATATGTCGACCCCACCTGCACCGGCGCCGCGGGGGTCTTAACCAAGACCCGCCAGGACGTGGAGCAGGGCCAGTGTATCCGCTACCGCGTCGAGGCGGAGAATACCGGAACCGCCGATGCCTCCAACGTCACGATTTCAGACGCGGCACCGGCCTACACCACCATCACCGATTGCGGTGGAGCCTGCGCAAGGACCGTCTTCCCCGGTGGAAGCACCTCCAGCGCCTCCTCGACCAGCGTGTCGAGCAGCCATGGCACCATCCTTCCCGGTGGGTTCGCACGGTTGGAATTCACGGTGAAAGTGAACGAGTAA
- a CDS encoding response regulator transcription factor yields the protein MTLNILIADDHDMVRETIAMFLDADGGSTTVAASDLQEALDLINGQGPFDLVLLDYTMPGMKGLEGLQAALDANDGKPVGLISGTATRLVAEQALEMGAIGFLPKTLPAKSLVNAVRFMAAGEIYAPVSFMSGKDGPEETDFEKALSDREKQVLRGLIGAKSNKEIARELDLQEVTIKLHVKTLCRKLDAKNRTDAAMIARDAGFM from the coding sequence ATGACGCTGAACATTCTGATCGCCGACGATCACGACATGGTGCGCGAGACGATCGCGATGTTTCTTGACGCCGATGGTGGCAGCACCACGGTTGCGGCCAGCGATCTTCAGGAGGCGCTGGACCTGATCAACGGGCAGGGGCCCTTCGACCTGGTGCTGCTGGACTATACCATGCCCGGCATGAAGGGGCTGGAGGGGTTGCAAGCCGCTCTGGACGCCAATGACGGCAAGCCTGTCGGCCTGATCTCGGGCACTGCGACGCGGCTGGTGGCGGAACAGGCGTTGGAAATGGGGGCCATCGGTTTCCTGCCCAAGACGTTGCCGGCGAAATCGCTGGTCAATGCGGTGCGCTTCATGGCCGCGGGGGAAATCTATGCCCCCGTCAGTTTCATGTCCGGCAAGGATGGACCCGAGGAAACCGATTTCGAAAAGGCCTTGTCGGATCGGGAGAAGCAGGTTCTGCGCGGTCTGATCGGTGCCAAGTCCAACAAGGAGATCGCGCGGGAGCTGGATCTTCAGGAGGTCACGATCAAGTTGCACGTCAAGACGCTGTGTAGAAAGCTGGACGCCAAGAACCGCACCGACGCCGCCATGATCGCCCGGGACGCCGGCTTCATGTAA
- a CDS encoding hybrid sensor histidine kinase/response regulator — translation MKWPERPRLFAGRRPWLGCFLTLTVMLCLALAGALAFNVWNGIRTLNTARSDHTEWVYSQLEIEYLKLDRALAQARSSTPEGLRNLRKRFDIFYSRVDIAEKMQHDAAIVPDIARLRRMLDGQIPLIDAGDTALRAGLDDLQSALHEVENVPREIALASVALSASAEETERQRIIRLIEVLFVVAIAVALALLGAILRLSGQARSLDQASHQAREHQTRLETTLRASLDAVVVTDDRGVIRDFNGSAEAVFGLSRQDAVGRDFIDLIVPPHLRQAQRDNLDRFRRTGVPLLADQGRFEYELMDRDSRCFPADLSISLANSDTGPIFVSYIRDITDKKHKEAEITRARDEALEAYREKSRFFAMMSHEMRTPLNGVLSALQLLRDSALDGEQREFLYAAMTSGDILLGHIDDVLAIERSETETGDETLHPCDATALTSGLVGMMTPLAQTSATRLHLNQSGLDDRQILTDPRALQQILVNLLSNAIKFSPNGDVTLAATYRPGTGADQQVLHLRVEDTGPGIAAADLDRIFEDFVSLDSRYERRTGGTGLGLGIARRLVRRLGGTIHCLSTPGEGAQFIVDLPVRRAPVSVPRPRRDPMETPVCHPALSLLVADDNQINRDLLKAMLERMGHDVALAPGGQEAIDVAGKRRFDAILMDISMPGVNGIQATRAILSAPGPNCQTPILAVTAHALPEERAEFTAAGMIGCVQKPVDMSMLKSALTQSVTSGGAAVDASPASAAADRTPDVPGSAVSTQQSRTSLTGPGGEGLTAAAAPPSESKKKPTAPLLEQADEDETPLLDEAQLLQLLDLLGRDKLSERISALVQRMQDELPGLIRAQELAELQSRAHAMAGMCGMFGAKRLHQNLEQIEAACKSGALDRAMGLTSLLPQLWERTQHAWRQRILQ, via the coding sequence ATGAAATGGCCCGAACGCCCCCGGTTGTTTGCAGGACGACGTCCCTGGCTGGGATGTTTCCTGACGTTGACGGTGATGCTCTGCCTTGCATTGGCCGGCGCACTTGCCTTCAACGTGTGGAACGGAATTCGAACCCTGAATACCGCGCGGTCGGATCATACCGAGTGGGTCTATTCCCAACTGGAGATCGAATATCTGAAGCTGGATCGGGCCTTGGCTCAGGCCCGGTCCAGTACTCCGGAGGGTCTTCGCAACCTGCGGAAACGTTTCGATATTTTCTACAGCCGGGTCGATATCGCCGAAAAAATGCAACATGATGCCGCGATCGTGCCGGACATTGCGCGACTGCGTCGGATGCTGGATGGCCAGATACCTCTGATCGACGCCGGAGATACCGCATTGCGAGCCGGGCTTGATGACCTTCAATCCGCCCTGCACGAGGTGGAGAATGTCCCGCGGGAGATCGCGTTGGCCTCCGTCGCATTGTCCGCATCGGCGGAGGAAACCGAACGGCAGCGCATCATCCGCCTGATCGAAGTGCTGTTCGTGGTCGCCATCGCCGTGGCGCTTGCACTGCTTGGTGCGATCCTTCGACTTTCCGGCCAGGCCCGGTCTCTCGATCAGGCGTCCCACCAGGCGAGGGAACATCAGACGCGGCTGGAAACCACGCTCCGGGCCTCGCTCGACGCGGTGGTGGTGACCGATGACAGGGGGGTGATCCGTGACTTCAACGGCTCCGCCGAGGCGGTGTTCGGTTTGTCGCGTCAGGATGCTGTGGGCCGCGATTTCATCGATCTCATCGTGCCACCCCACCTGCGACAGGCGCAACGCGACAATCTGGATCGGTTTCGCCGCACCGGGGTGCCGCTGCTCGCCGACCAGGGGCGGTTCGAATACGAATTGATGGATCGCGACAGCCGCTGTTTTCCGGCGGACCTGTCCATATCACTGGCGAATTCCGATACCGGGCCGATATTTGTTTCCTACATTCGCGACATTACCGACAAGAAACACAAGGAAGCCGAAATCACCCGCGCCCGCGATGAGGCGCTGGAGGCCTACCGCGAAAAATCGCGGTTCTTCGCGATGATGAGCCACGAGATGCGCACCCCCCTGAACGGAGTCCTGTCGGCGCTGCAATTGCTGCGCGACAGCGCGCTGGATGGCGAGCAGCGCGAATTTCTCTACGCGGCGATGACCTCGGGCGACATCCTGTTGGGCCACATCGACGATGTGCTGGCGATCGAGCGGAGCGAAACGGAAACCGGCGACGAAACACTGCATCCCTGCGACGCCACGGCACTGACCTCCGGGCTGGTCGGGATGATGACGCCCCTCGCCCAGACCTCCGCCACGCGACTGCACCTGAATCAATCCGGCCTGGACGATCGACAGATCCTGACGGACCCGCGCGCGTTGCAGCAGATCCTTGTCAACCTGCTGAGCAACGCGATCAAGTTTTCCCCCAACGGGGACGTGACCCTGGCCGCCACCTATCGTCCCGGCACCGGCGCCGATCAACAGGTGCTGCACCTGCGAGTGGAAGATACCGGACCGGGCATCGCTGCCGCCGACCTGGATCGCATCTTCGAGGATTTCGTCTCTCTCGACAGCAGGTACGAGCGGCGCACCGGCGGCACCGGGCTGGGGTTGGGCATTGCCCGCCGGCTGGTCCGGCGGCTGGGTGGGACGATCCACTGTTTGTCCACCCCCGGAGAAGGCGCACAATTCATCGTCGACCTGCCTGTCCGCCGCGCGCCCGTCTCCGTGCCGCGGCCGCGCCGCGACCCCATGGAAACACCTGTCTGCCATCCCGCGCTGTCGCTGCTGGTGGCCGATGACAACCAGATCAATCGCGATCTTCTGAAGGCCATGCTGGAGCGGATGGGCCACGATGTCGCCCTTGCTCCCGGAGGCCAGGAGGCGATCGATGTCGCGGGAAAACGCAGATTCGACGCCATTCTTATGGATATTTCAATGCCTGGCGTGAACGGTATCCAGGCAACCCGCGCGATTCTGTCTGCGCCGGGACCGAATTGCCAGACCCCGATCCTGGCGGTCACGGCCCACGCCCTGCCGGAGGAGCGCGCCGAATTCACCGCCGCCGGGATGATCGGCTGCGTCCAGAAACCGGTAGACATGAGCATGTTGAAATCCGCGCTGACACAAAGCGTTACCTCCGGCGGCGCCGCGGTCGATGCCTCCCCCGCCTCCGCCGCGGCGGACAGGACGCCGGATGTCCCCGGGTCCGCCGTTTCCACGCAACAGTCCCGCACGTCCTTGACCGGGCCGGGTGGCGAAGGTCTGACCGCCGCGGCCGCTCCGCCCTCTGAAAGCAAGAAAAAGCCAACTGCCCCCCTCCTGGAGCAAGCTGACGAAGACGAGACCCCCCTATTGGATGAGGCCCAGCTACTCCAACTGTTGGACCTTCTCGGCCGGGACAAGTTGTCGGAGCGGATTTCCGCCCTGGTCCAGCGCATGCAAGATGAGCTGCCCGGACTGATCCGGGCCCAGGAGCTGGCGGAGTTGCAGTCGCGCGCCCATGCCATGGCCGGGATGTGCGGAATGTTCGGCGCCAAGCGGTTGCACCAGAACCTTGAACAGATCGAAGCCGCCTGCAAATCGGGCGCTCTGGACCGGGCCATGGGCCTTACATCCCTGCTGCCCCAGCTGTGGGAACGCACGCAACATGCCTGGCGCCAGCGCATCCTTCAATAA
- a CDS encoding GEVED domain-containing protein: MARVFISVTIRLLCLATALVGLSASLAPQVRAGEFTLDWSVINWPAGSTTPLTTPLRDQYGFEIDATISVSGDFAPIGSNPFPDDGNFFGGNVESLIFVADAPFNQGQVGDASTTATLAFTSGGIAFPVDGLSLDVLDIDASDNNNADDRCDFVTLTGDNGNPALAALDLDPTVIVGPGFGSGATGALAANQAQCVFFDGPTPSPTSPNDTRGTIRASYPDATSSATVTYDESIGNVRPSLGYNPVARGIGVLGEGRFTVGQTITLDRSVTPSTGVQGESVTYTYVVTNTGALPFNTGQDILIEDDLLGTVTCPAISTPIAPGGSVTCSAPYTVTATDVLTGSVDSSATAGIGRIGQPFVARLQSDPRSLSLVTSVVTGGGPGALTCTPVSVFRQPRTQLAGSGSPGNLTTSDIFVYDNVTSDSSGNDIDVVFQVTSIARASQLELGPTLEARMTPRDDARISYRLRMVEDGSATAATPLGTPVDQSRINGVIVQQTDVDSRGTGDDSTDVVGPLTAPDTISHFNTAPLVSYPGGGTPIGMDPAKNGNPLNWVDEPNESSFDNFTTYEYSTFVEAEFLHGYTGQSSNRATRGSGILLCAIAATSAEIIARDDDYTATPINTVFGGTTGEVLVNDTVNGLPAAFPTVTLDVLTPAQPQSPGDLVPILEVSGPGAGRVTVPAGVPAGVYTIDYRLCDAVNTTDCDRARVTIAVYAGDGLDFGDAPISYLTPSHGVPLVPTVFLGTVPPDIELLAQTDSTATADDLLDTDDEDGVVFPVLTQGAISTLDVVVVGTGNLQAWIDFNGDGLFEESLGERIATDLRDDGSVYDNVAGDGVIQVDVAVPTDATTSTTFARFRYSSEAGLNTSDVAVDGEVEDYSLLIAAADLVDRGDAPASYGDPRHAVVPEIYLGSGLPDTEVQPQNSVLADADDLSGADDEDSIAVFPVLEAGTNVQLTVQTHETLSLQYDLGFFVASGVTNLQLWIDFDRNGVFDPAEQVATNYRDGGAGDLDGVFNNQITLNIPVPATIASGYTYARLRWSTSSAVTQDPFDGLNFDGEVEDYRVALSAGAVPFSCDGSLYRISRFNSQLQRLEFVETSGFYSVNVSNVGTAAGSDYDGGWGYNPQDGLMYAVATGTRDLVQLDSQGNFTDLGPLPGSVGLGGLGGDFLPDGTLIYRIQGTSDFQLLDLSDPANPVDQGQINLSASVDIVDVAYNPNDQMIYGINRNTGRLF; this comes from the coding sequence GTGGCCAGAGTGTTCATCTCCGTGACGATACGTCTTCTTTGCCTGGCAACCGCGCTCGTCGGGCTGTCCGCAAGCCTTGCCCCCCAGGTCCGTGCCGGAGAGTTCACTTTGGACTGGAGCGTGATCAACTGGCCGGCCGGGTCGACCACGCCGCTGACAACGCCGCTGCGCGACCAATACGGGTTCGAGATCGACGCCACTATCAGCGTGTCGGGCGATTTCGCCCCGATCGGCTCGAACCCCTTTCCCGATGACGGGAATTTCTTTGGCGGCAATGTCGAAAGCCTGATCTTCGTCGCCGACGCCCCGTTCAACCAGGGGCAGGTCGGTGATGCCTCGACCACGGCCACGTTGGCCTTCACCTCCGGCGGCATCGCCTTCCCCGTTGACGGGCTGTCGCTGGACGTGCTGGATATCGATGCCTCCGACAACAACAATGCCGACGACCGCTGCGACTTCGTGACCCTGACAGGGGACAACGGCAATCCCGCGCTGGCCGCGCTTGACCTTGACCCGACCGTGATCGTCGGCCCCGGCTTCGGTTCCGGCGCGACAGGTGCGCTGGCCGCCAATCAGGCGCAATGTGTCTTCTTCGACGGGCCGACACCTTCGCCGACCTCCCCCAACGATACGCGCGGTACCATTCGTGCCAGCTATCCCGATGCCACTTCCAGCGCGACAGTCACCTATGACGAATCCATCGGCAACGTCCGGCCCAGCCTCGGCTACAATCCGGTCGCGCGTGGCATCGGCGTGCTGGGCGAGGGGCGGTTCACGGTCGGGCAGACCATCACGCTGGACCGTTCGGTCACCCCCTCCACCGGGGTGCAGGGGGAATCCGTCACCTACACCTACGTGGTCACCAACACCGGTGCCCTGCCTTTCAACACCGGGCAGGACATCCTGATCGAGGATGACCTGCTGGGAACCGTTACCTGCCCGGCCATTTCCACACCGATCGCCCCCGGTGGCAGCGTCACCTGTAGCGCGCCCTACACCGTCACAGCGACCGACGTGCTGACCGGATCGGTCGACAGCAGCGCCACCGCGGGAATCGGTCGGATCGGCCAGCCCTTTGTCGCGCGCCTGCAAAGCGATCCGCGATCGCTGTCTCTGGTCACCAGCGTAGTGACGGGCGGCGGCCCGGGCGCGCTGACTTGTACACCGGTTTCCGTCTTTCGTCAGCCGCGCACCCAGCTGGCCGGCAGCGGCAGCCCCGGAAACCTGACCACCTCGGACATTTTCGTCTATGACAACGTGACCAGCGACAGCTCCGGCAATGACATCGACGTGGTATTCCAGGTCACCTCCATCGCGCGTGCCTCGCAGCTGGAACTGGGCCCCACGCTGGAGGCACGGATGACCCCGCGCGACGACGCCCGCATCAGCTACCGTCTGCGCATGGTCGAAGACGGCAGCGCCACCGCCGCGACCCCTCTGGGCACCCCGGTGGACCAAAGCCGGATCAACGGCGTGATCGTGCAGCAGACCGATGTCGACAGCCGCGGCACGGGGGACGATTCCACCGACGTGGTCGGCCCGTTGACCGCGCCGGACACGATTTCCCATTTCAACACGGCGCCCCTGGTCAGCTACCCCGGCGGCGGGACGCCCATCGGGATGGATCCGGCCAAGAACGGTAACCCTCTGAACTGGGTGGATGAGCCCAACGAAAGCAGCTTCGACAATTTCACCACCTATGAATATTCCACCTTCGTGGAGGCGGAATTCCTGCACGGCTATACCGGACAATCCAGCAATCGCGCCACGCGCGGATCGGGCATCCTGCTCTGCGCGATCGCGGCCACCTCGGCGGAAATCATCGCGCGGGACGACGATTACACCGCCACCCCGATCAACACGGTGTTTGGCGGCACAACCGGCGAGGTTCTGGTGAATGACACGGTAAACGGGTTGCCCGCCGCGTTCCCCACCGTGACGCTGGACGTGCTGACCCCGGCGCAACCGCAATCCCCAGGCGATCTGGTTCCCATCCTCGAAGTTTCGGGCCCCGGCGCGGGTCGGGTGACGGTGCCCGCCGGTGTTCCTGCGGGGGTCTACACGATCGACTACCGCCTGTGCGACGCCGTCAACACAACCGATTGCGACCGTGCGCGGGTGACCATCGCGGTCTACGCCGGGGACGGGCTGGATTTCGGCGACGCGCCAATCAGTTACCTGACTCCCAGCCATGGCGTCCCCCTGGTGCCGACCGTGTTCCTGGGCACGGTGCCCCCCGATATCGAATTGCTGGCGCAGACCGACAGTACCGCAACCGCCGATGACCTGCTGGACACCGATGACGAGGATGGCGTGGTCTTTCCCGTGCTGACGCAGGGCGCGATCAGCACCCTGGATGTTGTCGTGGTCGGCACGGGCAATTTGCAGGCCTGGATCGATTTCAACGGCGACGGCCTGTTCGAGGAAAGCCTGGGCGAACGCATCGCCACCGACCTGCGTGACGACGGTTCCGTCTATGACAATGTTGCGGGTGACGGCGTGATCCAGGTGGACGTGGCCGTGCCGACGGATGCGACGACTTCCACGACCTTTGCGCGCTTTCGCTACTCCAGCGAAGCGGGACTGAACACATCCGACGTGGCCGTCGATGGCGAGGTGGAGGACTACAGCCTGCTGATCGCCGCCGCCGACCTGGTCGACCGCGGTGATGCTCCGGCCTCCTACGGGGATCCGCGCCACGCGGTCGTACCGGAGATTTACCTGGGCAGCGGCCTGCCCGATACGGAAGTGCAGCCGCAGAACAGTGTCCTTGCTGATGCCGATGACCTGAGCGGCGCCGATGACGAGGACAGCATCGCGGTTTTCCCGGTGCTGGAGGCGGGCACCAATGTGCAATTGACAGTGCAGACGCATGAAACGCTCAGCCTGCAATATGATCTTGGTTTTTTCGTCGCCTCCGGGGTGACCAATTTGCAGCTCTGGATCGATTTCGACCGTAACGGTGTCTTCGACCCGGCCGAACAGGTCGCAACCAATTACCGCGATGGCGGGGCTGGTGACCTGGACGGGGTGTTCAACAACCAGATCACCCTGAACATCCCGGTGCCCGCGACCATCGCCAGCGGCTATACCTATGCCCGGCTGCGCTGGTCGACGTCCAGCGCGGTGACACAGGATCCTTTTGACGGGTTGAACTTCGATGGTGAGGTCGAGGATTACCGCGTCGCCCTGTCAGCCGGGGCCGTCCCTTTCAGCTGTGACGGATCGCTCTACCGGATCTCGCGCTTCAACTCGCAATTGCAACGTCTCGAATTCGTCGAAACCAGCGGATTCTATTCCGTAAACGTCAGCAATGTCGGTACGGCGGCAGGTTCGGATTACGATGGTGGCTGGGGCTACAATCCGCAGGACGGGCTGATGTATGCGGTGGCGACCGGCACGCGGGACCTCGTCCAACTGGATTCCCAAGGCAATTTCACGGATCTAGGTCCGCTTCCCGGCTCTGTCGGGCTGGGCGGCCTGGGTGGGGATTTCCTGCCGGACGGAACCCTGATCTATCGGATTCAGGGCACCAGCGATTTCCAGCTGCTGGACCTGAGCGATCCAGCAAACCCGGTCGACCAGGGCCAGATCAACCTGAGCGCTTCGGTAGATATCGTCGATGTCGCCTATAACCCCAATGACCAGATGATCTACGGCATCAACCGCAACACCGGGCGCCTGTTCTAA